From a region of the Candidatus Acidiferrales bacterium genome:
- a CDS encoding DUF302 domain-containing protein — translation MLPDASNGIIHKQSSHSVDETLEKLRSILQAKAVKLFAVIDHSGEAQKAGLKMRPTKLAIFGSPKAGTPLMLAAPTIAIDLPLKILIWEDAKGKVWVSYNGSAYLQQRHSLPKALLQNISVVETLAAAIAG, via the coding sequence ATGCTGCCGGATGCCAGCAATGGGATCATCCATAAGCAAAGCAGTCATTCGGTCGATGAAACGCTCGAAAAACTCAGGAGTATTTTGCAAGCGAAAGCCGTCAAGCTCTTCGCCGTGATTGACCACTCCGGTGAAGCACAAAAGGCCGGGCTGAAAATGCGCCCCACCAAGCTGGCAATTTTTGGTAGTCCCAAGGCAGGAACGCCCCTCATGCTGGCCGCACCAACAATCGCCATTGACCTTCCCTTGAAAATTTTGATTTGGGAGGACGCCAAGGGCAAAGTCTGGGTTTCCTATAACGGTTCGGCCTACTTGCAACAGCGGCACAGCTTGCCCAAGGCGCTGCTGCAAAATATATCCGTTGTCGAAACTTTAGCGGCGGCAATTGCCGGATAA
- a CDS encoding pyridoxal-phosphate dependent enzyme has protein sequence MTAPQIEKAVESPAPDLATIRAAHERIRAHIHRTPVFTSETLDAMTGAQLFFKCENLQKTGSFKFRGATNAVFSLTEEEARRGVVTVSSGNHAGAISLAARRRRIPAWIVMPRNAPRAKRVAVESYGGQVTECEYDIASRDSVCKQVQEKTGAILIHPYNNARVIAGQGTAALELLEDVLDLDIVIAPVSGGGLLSGTAIAAKSVRPQIRVVGAEPKNADDAYRSLAAGKIESAAKTETIADGLRAVLCPLTFSILRQHIDEIALVTEEEIIATMRLLWERLKLIVEPSGAVSAGIVLHNKIAARGKRIGIILSGGNLDLDQIPFSHPAA, from the coding sequence ATGACAGCGCCACAGATTGAAAAAGCCGTCGAATCACCCGCACCGGATCTCGCAACGATCCGCGCTGCGCACGAGCGCATTCGCGCGCACATTCATCGCACGCCGGTATTCACTTCGGAGACGCTCGACGCCATGACCGGCGCTCAACTCTTTTTCAAATGCGAGAATCTGCAAAAAACCGGTTCTTTCAAATTTCGCGGCGCAACGAACGCCGTTTTTTCGCTCACCGAGGAAGAAGCCAGGCGCGGCGTCGTCACGGTTTCCTCCGGCAATCATGCCGGTGCGATTTCTCTTGCCGCGCGCCGCCGCAGAATTCCTGCATGGATCGTCATGCCGCGCAACGCCCCGCGCGCAAAGCGCGTCGCAGTGGAGTCCTACGGCGGCCAGGTCACTGAGTGCGAATACGACATCGCATCGCGCGACTCTGTTTGCAAGCAAGTCCAGGAAAAAACCGGCGCGATTCTCATTCATCCGTACAACAACGCGCGCGTCATCGCCGGCCAGGGCACTGCGGCTCTCGAGCTTCTCGAAGACGTTCTCGACCTCGACATTGTCATCGCTCCAGTCAGCGGCGGAGGACTCTTGAGTGGCACGGCCATCGCCGCAAAATCTGTGCGGCCGCAAATTCGTGTCGTGGGTGCAGAACCGAAAAATGCCGACGATGCGTATCGCTCCCTTGCCGCGGGCAAGATCGAATCTGCTGCAAAAACGGAAACTATCGCCGATGGTCTGCGAGCCGTGCTCTGCCCGCTCACGTTTTCGATTCTTCGCCAGCACATCGACGAAATCGCTCTCGTCACCGAAGAGGAAATCATCGCCACCATGCGTCTGCTCTGGGAGCGCTTGAAACTGATCGTCGAACCTTCCGGCGCTGTCTCTGCGGGAATCGTACTCCACAACAAGATCGCTGCACGCGGCAAGCGCATTGGAATCATTCTTTCCGGTGGGAACCTCGACCTCGATCAAATCCCATTCTCGCACCCGGCCGCGTAA
- a CDS encoding efflux RND transporter permease subunit, with protein sequence MQIAENFIKRPVMTCLVMAAVLIFGMVAYRDLAVSDLPNVDFPSITVSANLAGASPETMASAIATPLEKQFTTIPGLDSMNSTSALGSTSITLQFDLSRNIDGAAQDVQAAITAAANQLPPNMPTPPTFRKVNPADQPVLFLGATSPTLPISEVDEYAETLLGNQISMVSGVAQVSVYGSTPYAVRIQLDPMEMASRQIGIDEAEQAVQNANVNMPTGTLYGAHKAFTVHANGQMMSAAPYRQLIVAYRNGAPVRLDEIGHVYDSVRDAKLANWINAVPGVILAIQKQPGTNTIEIDNAIKKLLPGFRQIMPPSMILTIEHDRSISINQSVNDVKFTLVLAIFLVILVIFLFLRNAWATIIPSMALPMSIIGTFAVMYLLDYTVDNLSLLALTLSVGFVVDDAIVMLENIVRHMENGEGVLEASVNGSREIGFTIVSMTLSLAAVFLPVFFMAGILGRLLHEFAVVIISSILVSGVVSLTLTPMLCSRFLRPHIGESGHGRLYNALERMFDAMLRWYEVTLRWSMRHRVTVMVIGVGLLFATAWQFWVIPKGFLPDEDQDEVVGFAEAVQGISFDAMKAHQKKLNEIVKADPNTRQFFSSIQASGTSGLNIGQFYDHLYSRSERPWTDSPTYEHLNAKYGQVAILGAVIHEIRPIFERHMTIPDVIQEMEPKLNSIPGLRVYLQNPPAIRIGGQLTKSQYQYSLVSPDTDQLYKYAQIMSDKMKGLPGLADVTTDLQIKSPQVDIHIDRDKAMALGVSPEQIEDALNTAYGQRWISTIYAPTNEYWVVMELEPQYQEDPQMLSYLYIHSTGGQLVPLNAVSSISTSLGPLTVNHLGQMPSVTVSFNLVPGVSLGQAVNEIQKVAADTLPLTVTGSFQGTAQAFQQSLTGLGLLLVMAILVIYIVLGILYESFIHPITILSGLPAAAFGGLGALMLFHMQLDLYGFVGIIMLIGIVKKNAIMMVDFAIELEKAGHTTPAEAAVEGCLIRFRPIMMTTMAAIMGTIPIALGTGEGADSRRPLGMCVVGGLVFAQIVTLYLTPVFYTYMDTFQTWLGRGERKRALEPAPVGHLGEEPLLVPGVKRTGEAPGNLRPEQT encoded by the coding sequence ATTCAATGAATTCGACGAGCGCGCTGGGATCTACATCAATCACCTTGCAATTCGATCTGAGCCGCAACATTGACGGGGCGGCGCAGGACGTACAAGCGGCTATCACGGCAGCGGCGAATCAATTGCCGCCGAACATGCCGACACCGCCGACGTTCCGCAAAGTGAATCCCGCCGATCAGCCTGTTCTTTTCCTCGGTGCAACGTCTCCAACGCTACCGATCTCGGAAGTCGATGAGTACGCTGAGACGCTGCTAGGAAACCAGATTTCGATGGTCAGCGGCGTGGCGCAAGTGTCGGTTTACGGATCGACGCCCTACGCGGTACGAATCCAGCTGGACCCAATGGAAATGGCGAGCCGGCAGATTGGCATCGATGAAGCGGAGCAAGCGGTTCAAAACGCGAACGTCAACATGCCAACGGGAACGCTTTACGGAGCGCACAAGGCATTCACGGTGCATGCGAACGGACAAATGATGAGTGCGGCGCCGTACCGCCAGCTCATCGTGGCGTATCGAAACGGCGCACCGGTGAGACTGGACGAGATCGGGCACGTGTACGACAGCGTTCGCGATGCGAAACTGGCGAACTGGATTAACGCAGTGCCGGGAGTCATCCTGGCGATTCAGAAGCAACCGGGCACGAATACGATCGAAATCGACAACGCCATCAAGAAGCTGCTGCCCGGCTTTCGCCAAATCATGCCGCCGTCGATGATTTTGACGATTGAGCACGACCGGTCGATTTCCATCAACCAGTCGGTGAACGACGTGAAGTTCACGTTGGTGCTGGCAATTTTCCTGGTCATCCTGGTGATTTTTCTTTTCCTGCGTAATGCCTGGGCGACGATTATCCCCAGCATGGCGCTGCCGATGTCGATCATCGGCACGTTTGCCGTGATGTATCTGCTGGACTACACGGTTGACAACTTATCGCTGCTGGCGCTGACGCTATCGGTGGGCTTCGTTGTGGACGACGCGATCGTGATGCTGGAAAACATCGTCCGGCACATGGAAAACGGCGAGGGAGTGCTTGAAGCGTCAGTGAATGGCTCGCGGGAAATCGGGTTCACGATTGTTTCCATGACGCTATCCCTGGCAGCCGTTTTCCTGCCGGTATTTTTCATGGCGGGAATTCTCGGCCGGTTGCTGCACGAATTCGCCGTGGTGATTATTTCGTCTATTCTGGTCTCGGGCGTCGTGTCGCTGACGCTGACGCCGATGCTGTGCAGCCGGTTCCTGCGACCCCACATAGGCGAGAGCGGCCACGGAAGGTTATACAACGCCCTGGAGCGGATGTTCGACGCGATGCTCCGATGGTACGAGGTCACGCTGCGATGGTCGATGAGACATCGCGTGACCGTGATGGTAATCGGGGTGGGACTGCTTTTTGCGACAGCGTGGCAGTTTTGGGTGATCCCGAAGGGATTTTTGCCGGACGAGGACCAGGACGAGGTGGTTGGTTTTGCCGAGGCGGTGCAGGGCATTTCCTTCGACGCCATGAAGGCGCATCAGAAGAAACTGAACGAGATCGTGAAGGCGGATCCCAACACACGGCAATTTTTCTCGAGCATCCAAGCCTCGGGAACGTCCGGACTGAATATCGGACAATTCTATGACCATTTGTACTCCCGTTCCGAACGGCCCTGGACGGACAGCCCGACCTATGAGCATCTGAATGCGAAGTACGGGCAAGTGGCGATACTTGGCGCCGTGATCCATGAAATTCGGCCCATTTTCGAGCGTCACATGACCATCCCCGACGTCATTCAGGAGATGGAGCCAAAGCTGAACAGCATTCCCGGGCTGCGCGTATATCTTCAGAATCCACCCGCAATTCGCATCGGCGGACAACTGACCAAGAGCCAGTATCAATACTCGCTCGTGAGTCCAGACACGGATCAGCTTTATAAGTATGCGCAGATCATGAGCGACAAGATGAAGGGTCTGCCCGGACTGGCCGATGTGACCACGGATTTGCAAATCAAGAGCCCACAAGTCGATATTCACATCGACCGAGACAAAGCCATGGCGCTCGGCGTAAGTCCGGAGCAAATCGAAGACGCCCTGAATACGGCATACGGCCAAAGATGGATTTCGACGATCTATGCCCCAACCAATGAATACTGGGTCGTCATGGAACTCGAGCCGCAGTATCAAGAAGACCCGCAGATGCTGTCCTATCTTTACATTCACTCGACCGGCGGGCAGCTTGTGCCGCTGAATGCGGTTTCTAGCATAAGCACAAGCCTGGGACCATTGACCGTGAACCATTTGGGGCAAATGCCGTCCGTTACGGTTTCGTTCAATCTGGTGCCGGGCGTTTCGCTGGGGCAGGCAGTAAATGAAATCCAGAAAGTAGCCGCGGATACCTTGCCGCTGACCGTTACCGGAAGTTTCCAAGGAACCGCCCAAGCGTTCCAACAATCTCTGACTGGCTTGGGTCTGTTGCTGGTCATGGCGATTCTCGTCATTTACATCGTGCTCGGCATCTTGTATGAGAGCTTCATTCATCCGATCACGATTCTTTCAGGCTTGCCGGCGGCGGCGTTTGGAGGCTTGGGGGCTTTGATGTTGTTCCACATGCAACTCGATTTGTACGGGTTCGTGGGAATCATCATGCTGATCGGAATCGTGAAGAAAAACGCGATCATGATGGTGGACTTTGCGATTGAGTTGGAAAAGGCAGGGCACACGACACCGGCGGAAGCGGCCGTGGAAGGATGCCTGATCCGGTTCCGGCCAATCATGATGACCACGATGGCGGCGATCATGGGTACGATTCCGATCGCGCTGGGAACGGGCGAGGGCGCGGATTCGCGGCGGCCATTGGGTATGTGCGTCGTCGGCGGATTGGTCTTTGCGCAAATCGTGACGCTGTATCTGACTCCTGTGTTTTACACGTACATGGATACTTTCCAGACGTGGCTTGGCCGCGGAGAGCGTAAGCGCGCTCTAGAGCCGGCTCCCGTGGGGCATCTGGGCGAGGAGCCTTTGCTGGTCCCGGGCGTGAAACGCACTGGAGAGGCCCCGGGAAATCTCAGACCAGAGCAGACCTAA